From a region of the Arachis ipaensis cultivar K30076 chromosome B09, Araip1.1, whole genome shotgun sequence genome:
- the LOC107615413 gene encoding uncharacterized protein LOC107615413 produces the protein MRGICLIGDRSLVALYDTGASHLFISFAKFEELGLKVSELPFDLHVHTLHQTVMTRSGLEIILGFDWLLKNQVLLDCFERTIRFMPKGENKAVVATGYYLKSVMVHCGGEECQGYILLAANPLGDAKNLDQIPVVKDFPEVFPEDIHEFPPQRKIEFAIELVPGAGPVSIAPYRMALIELAELKTQLEELLNKRFI, from the exons atgagaggtatatgtcTAATTGGTGATAGATCCTTAGTTGCGttatatgatactggagcttcgcaTTTGTTTATTTCGTTTGCTAAATTTGAGGAATTAGGTTTGAAAGTGTCAGAGTTGCCTTTTGATCTGCATGTACATACTCTGCATCAGAcagttatgactaggtcag GGCTGGAGATaattttggggtttgattggttgttgAAAAATCAggttttgttggattgctttgaacGGACAATTCGGTTTATGCCGAAAGGAGAGAATAAAGCCGTGGTAGCTACGGGGTATTACCTGAAGTCTGTAATGGTGCATTGTGGTGGGGAggagtgtcagggttatattcTGTTGGCTGCTAATCCGTTGGGTGATGCCAAGAACTTGGATCAGATACCGGTGGTTAAAGATTTTCCAGAAGTATTCCCAGAAGATATCCATGAGTTCCCACCTCAGAGGAAAATTGAATTTGCGATTGAATTGGTACCGGGAGCTGGGCCAGTGTCGATTGCGCCTTATAGGATGGCTCTGATAGAGCTGGCAGAGctaaagactcagttggaagagcttctgaataAGAGGTTCATTTGA